A DNA window from Flavisolibacter ginsenosidimutans contains the following coding sequences:
- the porV gene encoding type IX secretion system outer membrane channel protein PorV, translating into MRSTALRLTTAATLFVAGGLSAVHAQTAQPINVVTTAVPFLRISPDARAGGMGDLGVATSPDASSSYYNLGKVPFNESNAGINLTYTPWLKKLVNDVYLASASGYYKMNENEAISASLRYFSLGQIQFTDQYGNLEGTGQPREFGIDVGYSRKLSPTTGIGVGLKYIYSNLASGATSAAGTYKAGSTVAGDIGFYHNGQNTVGQGWSFGAALTNLGGKIAYTNNAQAKDFLPANLGIGATYTAVMDESNKIMFGIDLNKLLVPTPPRFQDNPNGDSAIDAQNNAAAANYRSKSVVGSWFSSFGDAPGGFSEEMKEFQVSAGAEYWYQNQFALRGGYFFEDKTKGNRRYFTAGVGIKYNVFGLNFSYLIPTGSGNNQNPLANTLRFSLVFDLSGNNGGTTTTTTGQ; encoded by the coding sequence ATGAGATCAACTGCTTTACGATTAACTACTGCTGCTACCCTATTCGTGGCCGGCGGGCTTTCCGCCGTGCACGCACAAACCGCACAACCGATAAACGTCGTAACAACGGCGGTTCCTTTTTTGCGCATTTCTCCTGATGCCCGCGCCGGCGGCATGGGTGATTTGGGCGTTGCCACCAGCCCCGATGCAAGTTCCTCTTACTACAATTTGGGCAAAGTGCCTTTCAACGAGTCCAATGCGGGCATTAACTTAACGTACACGCCCTGGCTAAAAAAGCTGGTGAACGATGTTTACCTTGCCTCCGCTTCGGGCTATTATAAGATGAACGAGAACGAAGCCATCTCCGCTTCGCTGCGTTACTTTAGTTTGGGGCAGATTCAATTCACCGATCAATACGGCAACCTTGAAGGCACGGGCCAGCCCCGCGAATTTGGCATTGACGTAGGTTATTCTCGCAAACTTTCACCCACTACCGGCATCGGTGTAGGATTGAAATACATCTACTCCAACCTTGCGTCTGGCGCCACATCGGCAGCCGGTACTTACAAGGCCGGAAGCACTGTAGCCGGCGACATTGGGTTTTACCACAACGGTCAAAACACGGTAGGACAAGGCTGGTCTTTTGGTGCTGCATTAACCAATTTGGGAGGCAAGATTGCCTACACAAACAACGCACAGGCGAAAGATTTTTTGCCGGCTAATTTGGGCATCGGTGCAACCTATACTGCCGTGATGGACGAAAGCAACAAAATCATGTTCGGCATTGATCTGAACAAGTTGCTCGTGCCTACACCGCCGCGCTTTCAAGACAACCCGAACGGCGATTCGGCCATTGACGCGCAAAACAATGCCGCTGCTGCCAACTATCGCAGCAAAAGCGTGGTAGGCAGTTGGTTCTCTTCTTTCGGCGACGCACCCGGCGGCTTTTCAGAAGAGATGAAAGAATTCCAGGTTTCTGCCGGTGCGGAGTATTGGTACCAAAACCAATTTGCGTTGCGCGGAGGTTATTTCTTTGAAGACAAAACAAAAGGCAACCGCCGTTATTTTACGGCCGGTGTGGGCATCAAGTACAACGTGTTTGGCTTGAACTTTTCTTACCTGATTCCAACGGGTTCTGGCAACAACCAAAACCCGCTGGCCAACACCTTGCGCTTCTCACTGGTGTTTGATTTGAGCGGCAACAACGGGGGAACAACCACAACCACCACGGGTCAATAA
- a CDS encoding glucosaminidase domain-containing protein, with protein sequence MNAVKKITGVFCFVLMTTITVAQKTVKKYIKKYEGLAIEKAERYRIPASIILGVSLVESDAGRSPIAKSLNNFFGIKGANWSSTKKMGYKSAYKEYKTDDESFEHFCQVVKKKKFYDKLKGTVDFKEWLDQMNHAEYATAKGKWVRKINATISQFKLYELDKAAVLSSDVVMAGAAK encoded by the coding sequence ATGAATGCAGTAAAAAAAATTACCGGGGTGTTTTGCTTTGTGCTGATGACCACCATCACTGTAGCGCAGAAGACGGTGAAGAAGTACATCAAAAAATACGAAGGCCTGGCAATTGAAAAAGCCGAGAGGTATCGTATTCCGGCCAGTATTATTCTCGGTGTAAGTTTGGTGGAAAGCGATGCTGGCCGTAGTCCCATCGCCAAATCACTGAACAATTTCTTCGGCATCAAAGGAGCAAACTGGAGCTCTACCAAAAAGATGGGCTATAAGTCCGCCTACAAAGAATACAAAACCGATGACGAAAGCTTCGAACACTTTTGTCAGGTGGTGAAAAAGAAAAAGTTTTACGACAAGCTCAAAGGCACGGTAGATTTTAAAGAGTGGCTTGACCAAATGAATCATGCCGAGTATGCTACCGCAAAAGGCAAGTGGGTAAGAAAAATCAACGCTACCATCTCTCAATTTAAATTATACGAATTGGACAAAGCAGCCGTACTTTCATCTGATGTGGTAATGGCCGGTGCTGCCAAGTGA
- a CDS encoding SUMF1/EgtB/PvdO family nonheme iron enzyme, translating to MQVKNLVILLSFSAALTACHKNKYQKSDVTGWNYNDKNQGGYQVSKATEQATGPGLVFVQGGTYTMGQTDEDVMGNWDNIPKRVTVPSFYMDRTEVANVHYREYIHWLTRIFPPDEEQGQKVLAAALPDTLVWRSELSYNEPLVEYYFRHPSFNNYPVVGVSWRQAHDFCLWRSDRVNEGILMQKGLIASQNVKSQQAEDNFTTKSYLLGLYTPQPGKGVNSKKNPLRDADGRPRATATMEDGLLQPDYRLPFESEWEYAAYGLINQNPRPSRKEGNRGEELQSNKQIYPWAVNVNGLRDTKHGSWQGQFMANFKRGSGDNAGVAGGLNDRAIYTAEVTAFYPNGFGLYNMAGNVSEWVFDVYRPLSNLDFGSNNDDVAPVRGNVYMTIDKNAQGEAERDSMGRVKMRQVTDAESRNRRNYQRGNVINFLDGDSLSNATYGYGQTTLVSDKSRVYKGGSWNDRAYWLSPGTRRFLEEDQSSSTIGFRCAMDRMGSPEGNKRKTGNFWKSKKQTR from the coding sequence ATGCAAGTAAAAAATCTGGTAATCCTTTTATCCTTCTCCGCAGCGCTTACTGCTTGTCACAAAAACAAGTACCAAAAATCCGACGTTACCGGCTGGAATTACAACGACAAAAACCAGGGCGGCTATCAGGTGTCGAAAGCGACCGAGCAAGCTACAGGCCCGGGACTCGTGTTTGTTCAGGGCGGTACTTACACCATGGGCCAAACGGACGAAGACGTGATGGGTAATTGGGACAACATTCCCAAGCGTGTGACTGTGCCTTCTTTTTATATGGACCGTACCGAGGTAGCCAACGTGCACTACCGCGAGTACATTCACTGGCTGACCCGCATCTTTCCGCCTGATGAAGAGCAAGGCCAAAAAGTATTGGCCGCTGCTTTGCCCGATACCCTTGTTTGGCGCAGCGAGTTAAGCTACAACGAGCCTTTGGTTGAATATTATTTCCGTCACCCGAGCTTTAACAACTATCCTGTTGTTGGGGTAAGCTGGAGACAGGCCCACGACTTTTGTTTGTGGAGAAGCGACCGTGTGAACGAAGGCATCCTGATGCAAAAGGGCCTGATTGCTTCACAAAACGTCAAAAGCCAGCAGGCCGAAGATAATTTTACCACAAAATCTTACCTGCTTGGTTTGTACACGCCGCAGCCAGGTAAAGGCGTGAATTCTAAAAAGAATCCTTTGCGTGATGCCGATGGTCGTCCGCGTGCAACGGCTACAATGGAAGACGGTCTGTTGCAACCCGACTACCGCCTGCCTTTTGAATCGGAGTGGGAGTACGCTGCCTACGGTTTGATCAATCAAAATCCGCGTCCTTCGCGTAAAGAAGGCAACCGCGGTGAGGAACTGCAATCCAATAAACAAATTTATCCTTGGGCTGTGAATGTGAACGGCCTTCGCGATACGAAACACGGAAGCTGGCAAGGTCAGTTTATGGCCAACTTTAAGAGAGGTTCCGGTGATAACGCCGGTGTGGCTGGTGGCCTGAACGACCGCGCCATCTACACCGCTGAAGTAACGGCTTTCTACCCCAACGGTTTCGGTCTTTACAACATGGCCGGCAACGTAAGCGAGTGGGTATTTGACGTTTATCGTCCGCTTTCGAACCTCGACTTTGGCAGCAATAACGATGACGTTGCACCAGTACGCGGTAACGTTTACATGACCATTGATAAAAATGCTCAGGGTGAAGCCGAAAGAGACAGCATGGGCCGCGTGAAAATGCGCCAGGTAACGGATGCCGAAAGCCGCAACCGCCGCAACTATCAAAGAGGCAACGTAATCAACTTCCTTGACGGAGACAGCCTTTCCAACGCAACATACGGCTACGGTCAAACCACGCTGGTGTCGGATAAATCGAGAGTGTACAAAGGCGGTAGCTGGAACGACCGTGCTTACTGGCTTAGCCCCGGCACACGCCGCTTTTTGGAAGAAGACCAATCGAGCAGCACCATTGGTTTCCGTTGTGCCATGGATCGCATGGGTAGCCCCGAAGGCAACAAGCGCAAAACAGGCAACTTCTGGAAGTCCAAAAAACAAACCCGATAA
- a CDS encoding KGG domain-containing protein: MQNSEKREEPKSKRGFAAMTAERQREIASQGGRAAHEQGVAHEWSKDEARAAGKKGGQASGFRRRISSPSLDVLL; this comes from the coding sequence ATGCAGAACAGTGAAAAAAGAGAAGAGCCAAAATCAAAACGCGGTTTTGCCGCCATGACGGCTGAACGTCAGCGTGAAATTGCCAGCCAAGGCGGCCGTGCTGCCCACGAGCAAGGAGTGGCGCACGAATGGAGCAAGGATGAAGCACGAGCGGCCGGCAAAAAGGGCGGTCAGGCATCGGGGTTTCGAAGAAGAATCAGCAGTCCAAGCCTGGATGTATTGTTGTAA
- a CDS encoding KGG domain-containing protein, with product MANRNEGGNKGGNSERGFGAMDKEQQREIASKGGKASQERGGSGHEFTSEEAREVGKKGGESSGGGNRGGGR from the coding sequence ATGGCAAACAGAAATGAAGGTGGGAACAAAGGCGGAAACTCCGAACGCGGTTTCGGAGCAATGGACAAAGAACAACAACGCGAGATTGCAAGCAAGGGCGGAAAAGCTTCACAGGAAAGAGGAGGCTCGGGACATGAGTTTACTTCAGAAGAAGCGAGAGAAGTCGGCAAAAAAGGCGGAGAATCATCTGGCGGCGGAAACCGCGGCGGTGGACGTTAA
- the recG gene encoding ATP-dependent DNA helicase RecG gives MLGLLCLRIGQFAHLRIRFIFVSNSFAITHLASILSQPIEYLKGVGPLRADLLKKELGLFTYQDLLYLFPYRHIDKTSITKIEDLTTLTEYAQVQGRLWYFENAGGGSAKRLTAYLKDDTGVIELTWFKGMNWVEKMLKQDAVYNAFGKIGFFMDKPQIVHPEIELVTDPKAAVKSYLEPIYPTTEKLRAKGLGGRQISKLTAALFSLLNERELEENLPHYLLQKLKLVSRYEALLNIHFPSSAQAYEQAVRRLKFEELFIAQLRLAIVRIERHRKSKGVVFSKVGELFNAFYQNHLPFQLTGAQKRVLKEIRTDTGSGHQMNRLLQGDVGSGKTIVALLAMLIAIDNGYQCCMMAPTEILSQQHYATISRLAEGLPLQVKLLTGSTPAKNRRVIQKGLTEGLIQIVIGTHALIEETVQFKNLGLAIVDEQHRFGVEQRAKLWKKSSLPPHILVMTATPIPRTLAMTAYGDLDYSIMDELPPGRQPITTVHRFDTARHKVLEFVKSEIDAGRQAYIVFPLIEESAKLDYENLMSGYENIKAFFPEPKYWISMVHGRQPWELKEANMQRFKNKDTQILVGTTVIEVGVDVPNATVMVIESAEKFGLSQLHQLRGRVGRGAEKSYCILITSTELGAEARERMKTMVQTANGFEIAEKDLELRGPGDIEGTRQSGVLNFRIASIVHDKPILDAAKKIAEEMVENDPELTNPENNPLKQYLLSLKGKTPWSKIS, from the coding sequence TTGTTAGGTCTTCTGTGTTTACGAATTGGCCAATTCGCACATCTTCGCATCCGCTTTATATTTGTTTCAAACAGTTTTGCCATCACCCACTTAGCCTCCATACTGTCGCAACCCATTGAATACTTAAAAGGCGTTGGCCCGTTGCGGGCCGATTTATTAAAGAAAGAACTGGGCCTCTTTACTTACCAGGACCTGCTTTATCTTTTTCCTTACCGGCACATTGATAAGACTTCTATCACTAAAATTGAAGACCTTACAACGCTGACGGAATATGCGCAAGTACAAGGCCGCCTTTGGTATTTTGAAAACGCAGGCGGCGGAAGTGCCAAACGTCTCACCGCTTATTTAAAAGATGATACCGGCGTGATTGAACTAACCTGGTTCAAAGGCATGAACTGGGTGGAAAAAATGCTGAAGCAAGATGCGGTTTACAACGCCTTTGGCAAGATTGGTTTTTTCATGGACAAGCCGCAGATTGTCCACCCCGAAATAGAATTGGTAACTGACCCCAAAGCTGCGGTAAAAAGTTATCTCGAACCCATTTATCCCACTACCGAAAAATTAAGAGCCAAGGGCCTTGGCGGACGGCAAATCAGCAAGCTAACAGCGGCACTTTTTTCCTTGCTAAACGAAAGAGAACTGGAAGAAAACCTGCCGCATTATTTGCTGCAAAAATTAAAACTCGTTTCGCGGTACGAAGCCTTGCTGAATATCCATTTTCCTTCCTCGGCACAAGCTTACGAACAAGCCGTGCGGCGCTTAAAATTTGAAGAGCTTTTTATTGCGCAGCTTCGTTTGGCCATCGTTCGCATTGAGCGGCACAGAAAGTCGAAAGGCGTTGTGTTTTCAAAAGTTGGAGAATTGTTCAACGCCTTTTATCAAAACCATCTTCCCTTTCAATTAACCGGTGCGCAAAAACGGGTGCTGAAGGAAATTCGCACCGATACGGGTAGCGGTCATCAAATGAACCGCTTGTTGCAAGGCGATGTGGGCAGCGGCAAAACCATCGTGGCCTTGCTGGCCATGCTCATTGCCATTGACAACGGCTACCAATGTTGCATGATGGCGCCAACGGAAATTTTATCGCAGCAACATTACGCGACGATAAGCCGCCTGGCGGAAGGTCTTCCTTTGCAGGTAAAATTGCTCACCGGTTCTACGCCGGCAAAAAATCGCAGGGTAATTCAAAAAGGATTAACGGAAGGCTTGATTCAAATCGTCATCGGCACTCATGCCCTGATTGAAGAAACGGTGCAATTTAAAAACCTTGGGCTGGCAATTGTAGATGAGCAGCACCGCTTTGGCGTAGAGCAAAGAGCAAAGCTTTGGAAGAAATCATCACTGCCGCCGCACATTTTGGTAATGACGGCCACGCCCATTCCGCGAACCCTTGCCATGACGGCTTACGGCGATTTGGATTACAGCATTATGGACGAACTTCCACCCGGACGACAACCCATTACAACCGTTCATCGTTTTGATACGGCGAGACACAAAGTGTTGGAGTTTGTCAAATCAGAAATTGATGCCGGACGACAGGCTTACATTGTTTTTCCGTTGATAGAAGAAAGCGCCAAACTGGATTACGAAAACCTCATGAGCGGTTACGAAAACATTAAGGCTTTCTTTCCCGAACCCAAGTATTGGATTAGCATGGTGCATGGCCGCCAGCCCTGGGAATTGAAAGAAGCCAACATGCAACGCTTCAAGAACAAAGACACACAGATACTTGTTGGCACTACGGTGATTGAAGTGGGCGTGGACGTACCCAATGCCACGGTGATGGTAATAGAAAGTGCGGAGAAATTTGGACTGTCGCAACTGCATCAATTGCGCGGAAGAGTAGGCCGCGGTGCGGAGAAAAGCTATTGCATTTTAATTACGTCTACCGAGCTTGGAGCCGAAGCCCGTGAACGGATGAAGACAATGGTGCAAACAGCCAACGGCTTTGAAATTGCAGAAAAAGATTTGGAACTGCGCGGTCCCGGCGATATTGAAGGAACAAGGCAGAGTGGCGTGTTAAACTTTCGCATTGCCAGCATAGTCCATGACAAACCGATACTGGATGCGGCAAAAAAGATTGCCGAGGAAATGGTGGAGAACGATCCGGAGCTAACGAATCCTGAAAATAATCCGTTGAAACAGTACCTGCTGTCACTGAAAGGTAAAACGCCTTGGAGTAAAATTTCTTAA
- the porU gene encoding type IX secretion system sortase PorU — protein MNSTKPLWRPSGRLRYILVLVMSFQFVAAQRGYKPASVLATGTWYKISAPAEGVYKIDAAFLNSLGISGSIPSAQIRLFGRTGGMLPESNAASRIDDLEEIAVSVEDGGDGQLNGGDYILFYSTGPDEWKKDSVNRRFTHRKNLYTDKAFYFLTIGGTGKRIATQTSPLAASINVTSFDERFFHELDTVNFLSSGKEWYGEEFSALPGHSLNRSFVLPLSDILPAPATLITAAAARSANNSSGFAASVNNVLVQQFSVPPVTTGTYDRYVQETQKADNFIPAGSNPAVYYTYSPGSINSQGWLNWFEVFCRRSLTLPADRQLTFRDWNSVGNSTVQFNLSADAATQVWDVTNPLQPVKMLSANNGGKVSFTNDALQLREYAAFSQTFLSPKAEGRAANQNLHATAATDYFIVAPSQFLSQAQRLAQFHQQRDGLVSVIVTPEQIFNEFSAGIPDPTAIRDFVKMYFDKYASTWNQKPKHLLLFGKASYDYKDRFPNNTALVPAYESVSSIDPLSTYTSDDFFGFLEDAEDINSTAVNTLDIGIGRIPAKTVEEAKAFVDKLMDYHSPAAFGPWQNNLDFIADDEDQNLHLQDAETLTSTVGPTAPVFNEHKIYLDAFQQESGSAGGRYPQANVAVNSDIYNGTLLWNYSGHGGPQRLAEEVILDQSIVNTWNNQYRLPLFITATCDFAPYDNPYANSLGENLLLRPKTGAIALMTTTRVVFAFSNRILNNNYLKVALQADASGRYKTLGEAVQSSKNLTYTSSGDIVNNRKFTLLGDPAMSLAFPALRVQATTLNGKNILTQSDTLSATEFVNVQGELQNNGGALQTDFNGTVYLSLFDKPKVVTTLGNDPTSIPVSFVDQSNVLFKGKATAAAGKFSFQFRLPKDINFQYGAGKVSLYAQDGTKSGNGYSTSVVVGGIAQGGFADNLGPEIKAYLNDDRFVNGSITNTAPVLLLKLFDSSGINTGSSGIDHDIVATLDGNNSQYFVLNNFYETDVNSYQKGTVRFQLPQLAPGLHSLKIKAWDAMNNSSETVLNFTVINNEELRLEHVLNYPNPFTTQTSFWFEHNYPGIDLFVKVDVFTISGKRIKTLTKTINTDGNRSIELNWDGRDEWGEKVGKGVYLYHLLAKAPNGKTAAIWERMVLLQ, from the coding sequence GTGAATTCTACTAAACCGCTCTGGCGGCCGTCGGGCCGGCTCCGGTACATTTTAGTTTTGGTGATGAGTTTTCAATTTGTAGCGGCACAGCGCGGTTACAAACCGGCTTCGGTTTTGGCCACCGGCACCTGGTACAAAATCAGCGCTCCGGCCGAAGGCGTTTATAAAATAGACGCAGCCTTTTTGAATTCTCTTGGCATCTCCGGCAGCATTCCTTCTGCACAAATCCGGCTCTTTGGACGCACCGGTGGCATGTTACCCGAATCAAACGCGGCATCCCGGATCGACGACCTGGAAGAAATTGCCGTCAGCGTGGAAGACGGCGGAGACGGGCAACTGAACGGAGGCGACTATATTTTGTTTTATTCTACCGGCCCTGACGAATGGAAGAAAGATTCGGTCAACAGGCGGTTTACTCACCGAAAAAATCTTTACACCGACAAGGCATTTTATTTCTTAACCATCGGCGGAACGGGCAAACGCATTGCAACGCAGACCTCTCCTCTCGCGGCATCAATAAACGTCACTTCTTTTGACGAACGTTTTTTTCACGAACTAGACACTGTAAATTTTTTATCCAGCGGAAAAGAATGGTACGGCGAAGAATTCTCGGCACTTCCCGGCCATAGCCTGAACCGGAGTTTTGTTTTACCGCTATCTGATATTTTGCCTGCGCCGGCCACGTTAATCACTGCAGCCGCCGCCCGTTCGGCAAACAACAGCAGCGGTTTTGCCGCTTCCGTAAACAATGTTTTGGTACAGCAATTTTCGGTGCCTCCCGTTACTACAGGAACGTATGATCGCTACGTACAGGAAACGCAAAAGGCCGACAACTTCATTCCAGCAGGAAGCAATCCTGCCGTCTATTATACCTATTCGCCGGGCAGTATAAATAGTCAGGGATGGCTAAATTGGTTCGAAGTTTTTTGCCGCAGAAGTTTGACGCTCCCTGCGGACAGGCAATTGACTTTTCGCGATTGGAACAGCGTAGGCAATTCGACCGTGCAGTTCAACCTCTCAGCCGACGCAGCGACACAGGTTTGGGATGTCACAAATCCATTACAGCCTGTAAAGATGCTTTCGGCAAATAACGGCGGCAAGGTTTCGTTCACGAACGATGCTTTGCAACTGCGGGAATACGCTGCTTTTTCGCAAACCTTTCTTTCTCCAAAGGCAGAGGGAAGAGCGGCCAACCAAAACCTGCACGCAACCGCGGCCACTGATTATTTCATCGTTGCACCGTCACAATTTTTATCGCAGGCGCAGCGGCTCGCTCAATTTCATCAACAACGCGACGGTCTGGTTTCGGTGATTGTTACACCGGAACAAATCTTCAACGAATTCTCTGCCGGCATTCCTGATCCAACGGCCATCCGCGATTTTGTAAAAATGTATTTTGACAAATACGCTTCTACCTGGAACCAAAAGCCGAAACACCTTTTGCTGTTTGGAAAAGCATCGTACGATTACAAAGACCGTTTTCCAAACAATACGGCCCTCGTTCCGGCTTACGAAAGCGTTTCTTCCATTGACCCGCTTTCTACTTATACGTCGGATGATTTTTTTGGCTTTTTGGAAGATGCCGAAGACATCAATTCAACCGCCGTTAATACACTCGACATTGGCATTGGCCGCATACCGGCAAAAACCGTTGAGGAAGCCAAAGCTTTTGTGGATAAACTCATGGACTATCATTCGCCGGCCGCTTTTGGTCCCTGGCAAAACAATCTTGATTTTATTGCCGACGACGAAGACCAGAATCTGCATTTGCAGGATGCGGAAACGTTGACAAGTACCGTAGGCCCAACGGCGCCGGTCTTCAACGAGCACAAAATTTATTTGGACGCTTTTCAGCAGGAAAGCGGCTCTGCTGGCGGACGTTACCCGCAAGCCAACGTGGCGGTGAACAGCGATATTTATAACGGAACGCTTCTTTGGAATTACAGCGGTCACGGTGGCCCGCAACGACTGGCCGAAGAAGTAATCCTTGACCAAAGCATTGTAAACACCTGGAACAATCAATACCGCCTGCCACTTTTCATAACAGCTACCTGCGATTTTGCGCCGTACGACAATCCTTATGCAAATTCATTGGGAGAAAATTTATTGCTCCGGCCCAAAACCGGCGCCATTGCCTTGATGACAACAACCAGAGTGGTGTTTGCTTTCAGCAACCGCATCTTAAATAACAATTACCTGAAAGTGGCCTTGCAAGCCGACGCCAGCGGTCGTTACAAGACATTGGGCGAAGCCGTGCAGTCGTCAAAAAATTTAACCTACACAAGCTCTGGCGACATCGTGAACAACCGCAAGTTTACATTGTTGGGAGATCCCGCCATGTCACTTGCATTCCCGGCCTTGAGAGTGCAGGCGACGACGTTAAACGGAAAAAATATTTTAACGCAGTCTGACACGTTAAGCGCTACCGAGTTTGTAAACGTGCAAGGTGAACTGCAAAACAACGGCGGCGCGTTACAAACGGACTTCAACGGAACAGTTTATCTCTCGCTTTTCGACAAGCCAAAAGTTGTTACCACGCTTGGCAACGATCCTACAAGCATCCCCGTTTCGTTTGTTGATCAAAGCAATGTTTTGTTCAAAGGCAAGGCAACGGCTGCGGCCGGAAAATTTTCCTTTCAGTTTCGCCTGCCAAAGGATATCAATTTTCAATACGGCGCGGGAAAAGTTAGTTTGTATGCGCAGGACGGAACGAAAAGCGGCAACGGTTATTCAACCTCTGTTGTCGTCGGCGGCATTGCGCAGGGAGGTTTTGCCGACAATCTTGGTCCGGAGATAAAAGCCTACCTGAATGACGACCGCTTTGTAAACGGCAGCATCACCAACACGGCGCCGGTTTTGCTTCTTAAATTGTTTGATTCATCGGGCATCAACACGGGCAGTTCCGGCATTGACCACGACATTGTAGCCACGCTTGACGGCAACAACAGTCAATACTTTGTACTCAACAATTTTTACGAAACCGACGTAAACAGCTATCAAAAAGGAACGGTGCGTTTTCAACTTCCGCAGCTTGCACCGGGACTGCACTCGTTAAAAATTAAAGCCTGGGACGCAATGAACAACTCGAGTGAAACGGTTTTAAATTTTACCGTTATCAACAACGAAGAATTAAGGCTTGAACATGTGTTGAATTATCCCAATCCCTTTACCACGCAAACATCTTTTTGGTTTGAACACAATTATCCCGGTATTGACCTCTTTGTCAAGGTGGATGTTTTTACCATAAGCGGAAAGCGAATAAAAACCCTTACCAAAACAATAAACACGGACGGGAACCGTTCCATTGAGTTGAATTGGGATGGCCGCGACGAGTGGGGAGAAAAAGTGGGGAAGGGCGTTTATCTCTATCATTTATTGGCAAAAGCACCCAACGGAAAAACGGCTGCAATATGGGAACGAATGGTTCTTCTTCAATAA
- a CDS encoding SDR family NAD(P)-dependent oxidoreductase, producing the protein MAEATTNRYALITGATSGIGYELAKLFAEDGYNLIIVARTQEDLQQKAQEFSQQYGVNIVPVAKDLIGENAAFELYDEVKAKNLTVDVLVNDAGQGQYGLFVESDIHRLLDIIHLNINSLTVLTHLFLKEMVARNEGKILQLASIASQLPGPYQAVYHATKAYVLSFTEALVSELKDSAVTVTALQPGATDTDFFNKAEMQESKILDSKLSDPVQVAKDGYEALMSGDDKVISGFKNKMMVGMSNLMPESTVANQMKKMQEPKDKNK; encoded by the coding sequence ATGGCAGAAGCGACAACCAACCGATATGCGTTAATTACCGGTGCAACCAGTGGCATTGGTTACGAACTGGCCAAACTGTTTGCCGAAGACGGTTACAACCTCATCATCGTTGCCCGTACGCAGGAAGATCTGCAACAAAAAGCGCAGGAGTTTTCGCAGCAGTACGGTGTGAACATTGTGCCTGTTGCAAAAGATTTAATCGGTGAAAACGCAGCTTTTGAATTATACGATGAGGTGAAGGCGAAGAACCTGACCGTTGACGTACTCGTGAACGACGCCGGGCAAGGGCAATACGGTCTTTTTGTGGAAAGCGACATCCACCGTTTGCTCGATATCATTCATCTGAATATCAATTCGCTTACGGTGCTCACGCATCTTTTCTTAAAAGAAATGGTGGCCCGCAACGAAGGAAAAATTCTACAGCTTGCGTCTATCGCTTCGCAATTGCCAGGGCCTTACCAAGCGGTTTATCACGCCACAAAAGCCTATGTGCTTTCGTTTACCGAAGCGCTTGTCAGCGAATTGAAAGATTCGGCCGTTACCGTTACGGCACTGCAACCCGGCGCTACCGATACGGACTTTTTCAACAAGGCCGAAATGCAGGAATCAAAAATTCTCGACAGCAAATTGTCCGATCCTGTGCAAGTGGCAAAAGACGGTTACGAAGCCCTGATGAGTGGCGACGACAAAGTCATCTCCGGCTTTAAAAACAAAATGATGGTGGGCATGAGCAATCTAATGCCCGAAAGTACCGTGGCCAATCAAATGAAGAAAATGCAAGAGCCCAAAGACAAAAACAAATAA